CCGGCGATGACCGGGACGCGCATGCGGCTACTTCGCCCTGGAAACGAACTTCGCCAGGTCGACCAGGCGGCAGGAGTATCCCCACTCGTTGTCGTACCACGCCAGGACCTTCGCCATCTTCCCGCCGATGACCTTCGTGGAGAGCGCGTCGAACGCCGAGGAGCACGGGTCGTGGTTGAAGTCGATCGAGACCAGCGGCTCGTCCACGTACTGCAGGATCCCCGAAAGGGGCCCGTCGGCCGCCTTCTTCATCGCCGCGTTGATCTCCTCCGCGGTGGCCGCCTTCGACAGCTCGACCGTCAGGTCGACGACCGAGACGTTGGGGGTCGGGACGCGGATCGCCATCCCGTCGAGCTTCCCCTTCAGCTCCGGGATGACCAGGGAGACCGCCTTGGCGGCGCCGGTCGTCGTGGGGATCATCGACACGCCGGCGGCGCGGGCCCGACGCAGGTCCTTGTGGGGGAGGTCGAGGATCTTCTGGTCGTTCGTGTACGCGTGGATGGTGGTCATGAGCCCCCGCTCGATCCCGAAGGTGTCCAGGAGCACCTTGGCCACCGGGGCGAGGCAGTTGGTCGTGCAGGAGGCGTTGGAGATGATCGCGTGCTTCGCGGGGTCGAACCGGTTCTCGTTGACGCCCATCACGAAGGTGGCGTCCTCGCCCTTCGCGGGCGCGGAGATCAGGACCCGCTTCGCGCCGGCCGAGAGGTGCTTCGCGGCGCCCTCCCGCTCGGTGTACTTTCCGGTGGACTCGATGACGACCTCGACGCCCAGCTTCCCCCACGGAAGCTCGGAAGGATCCTTGCACGCGAGGACCTGGACCTTCTTCCCGCCGACGACGATGGCGTTGTCCTCGACCTTCACCGGCTCCCCGAAGCGGCCGTGCACGGAGTCGTACATGAGGAGGTGCGCCAGCGTCTTCGCGTCGGTGATGTCGTTGACCGCGACGATTTCCAGCGAGGGATCCTTGTACGCCGCCCGGAAGAAGTTCCGCCCGATCCGCCCGAACCCGTTGATGCCGACCTTGACCGCCATGGGACCGACCTCCTGTACGATATATGGAGAAATCCAACCGAAATCTGAAGAGTATACCCCGGCCGGCTCCCTGTCAATTATTCGGGTATATAATGAAACCCCTTCGGGAGGGGGTATTTCCATGGATTCACGGGGGATCCTGGTGACTCGTCGGCTGCCGGGGGTGCCGTTTACGGCCCTCGCCGGGCGGTTCCGGGCGGCCGGG
The sequence above is drawn from the Deltaproteobacteria bacterium genome and encodes:
- the gap gene encoding type I glyceraldehyde-3-phosphate dehydrogenase; translated protein: MAVKVGINGFGRIGRNFFRAAYKDPSLEIVAVNDITDAKTLAHLLMYDSVHGRFGEPVKVEDNAIVVGGKKVQVLACKDPSELPWGKLGVEVVIESTGKYTEREGAAKHLSAGAKRVLISAPAKGEDATFVMGVNENRFDPAKHAIISNASCTTNCLAPVAKVLLDTFGIERGLMTTIHAYTNDQKILDLPHKDLRRARAAGVSMIPTTTGAAKAVSLVIPELKGKLDGMAIRVPTPNVSVVDLTVELSKAATAEEINAAMKKAADGPLSGILQYVDEPLVSIDFNHDPCSSAFDALSTKVIGGKMAKVLAWYDNEWGYSCRLVDLAKFVSRAK